GCGGCGGGATGCCCCGCCTCGGTTCACTCCTCCACCGCAAGGTGCGATCCTGCACACGATGACGCAGCACCACGGCAGCCCGGACGACCCGTCTCCCCTCTCGCGGGAGAGCGTGGAGGCCATAGCGTCCGCTCTTCCCGGCGCGGAGGCGGTGCTGGCACCCCTCGCGCGACAGGACCTCCCCTCCTTCCTGATCGACGTCGCCTCCGGCCGCGTGCTTGCGGCGACGCGGGCCGCCGCACATGCCGCCATTGAGGCCGGCCGGACGGCGCCCGAAGTGGTGATGACGGCCGCTACCCACCTCGCCCGCCGCACGGCGGCCGGATTCGGCGTCGCGCGGCTGCGCCTGCCGGGAGACCTTTCGCCGCGCACCCTGCGCTTTGCCGCCCTCGCCCTGCCCTCGGGGCCCGCGATCCTGTTCGCCGACCCGTCCGCCTTTGTCTCCGCGCCGGCCGAGGCCACACGTGCGGCGGATGCGCCTGCCGTTCCACCCGCGCTGCGCCCGCTCCTCGCCCAGCCGCTTCGGGTGACCTGGGAGTGCGACGCGGACGGGCGCCTGCGCGCGCTGTCGCCCTTGTTCGCGGCGGCGCTCGGCAGCCGCAAGGGCCGGTTCCTGGGCGCGAGCTTCGCCGAACTGGAGCGCGGCGGGCATCTGGACGACGCCGATGCGCTCGTGGAGGCCATGGCCTCAGGCGAGAGCTTCACCGAACGGACCGCGAGGGTTCCGGCCGCCGGCGCCGAAGCCCCGCTCGACCTCAGCCTGGGCGGCGCGCCGCTGTTTGATGCGGAACGCCGGCTCAAGGGCGTGCGCGGCTTCGGCATCGTCACGGCGGCGGAGACACCCGCCTTCGGCGAGAAACCCGCGCAGCCGGAGACCCCGACGGCGCCGCCGCCGATCACCTTCGGGCGCAATGTGGTGCCGCTCCGGCAGGGCAGCCTCTCCCCGCAGGAAAGCTCCGCCTTCCGCGAGATCGCCCGCACGCTTGCCGCCGCCATCGAGGACTGGCCCAAAATCCCGCCGGACACGGAGCCGCCCGCCGGCTTCGAGACGACCGAGGCCCCGCCCGAAGCTTTCGCCCCTTCCGGCGACGAGGCGGAACTTCTCGACAAGCTGCCGGTGAGCCTGCTCGTGCAGCAGGAGGGCACGCTGGTCCACGCCAACCGGGCGTTTCTGGCGCTGACCGGCTGGAGCGGGCTCGACGCGTTGGAGGACGCCGGAGGGCTGGAGCGAGTCCTCTCCCGCGAAGCCGGCGCCCTGCATGTGCTGACGCCGGAGGGCGCCCGCCTTCCGGTGGAGGTCCGTCTCGTCGCCGCGCCCTTCCTCGGCCGGCCGGCGCTTATTCACGTCATCCGCCCGCTGGACAGCACTGCGGATGACCGTGAAGCCCGCGCGAGCGCCCGCCGCGCCGCGCTGGACATGGTGCCGTGGCCCGTCTTCCTGTTGGAAATGGACGGTACGATCCGCCTCGCCAATCTCGCCGCGGCCGAACGCCTGGGCTTTCCGGCCCACGATCTCGCTGGCGAGCCCTTCACCATCGCCGTCGCGCCGACCGATCGCGCCGAGGCGATCGCGACCCTCGATCGCGTGCGGGACGATGGCACCTCGGGGCAGGTGGCCCTCGCGCTCCGCAATCGCGCGGGCGAGCTTCTGCCCGGCCGCGCGGCCGTGACCCGCGCCGGCGCAGAGGACCAGCTCCTGTGCGTCGTCATCGGACCGGCGCCCGAGCCGGCCGAGCCTGCTCCCGCGCCTCAGGCGCCCGTCCCGATGCTCACGGAGGCCGCGCCTCCGGAAAACCTCCTCCCCCGCCTCGCGGGCCGGGTGCGCGCCGGGCTGGAAGGACCCATGGCTGTTCTTCGGGATGCCCCGGCCGAGGCCCTCGACGCGCCGCTGCGGGATGCGCTCAGATCCCTGAACGCCACGCTGGCCGACCTTGCCGCCCTGTCGGAGCCGCCGAAAGCCGAGACGACCGCAGCGGCGTGCAACGTTTCGGCTGCGGTGCGCGCTGCCATCGCCGCGCACCTGCCGGACGCCCGGCGCAGGCGGCTGGCGCTGCGGCTCGACGATGCCGGCGACGTCATCGCTCAAGCCGATGAAGCCTCGCTCGCCAATCTGCTGTCCATGCTGCTGGAGGAAGCCATCGCGGCGACGCCGGCCGGCGGGGCGGTCGCGGTGTCGGTATTCGGCACTGAGGAAGGGACGGAAGGTTCGCGCGCGGTCGTCCAACTGAGCGACGCGGGCGCCGGCCTCGATGCGGAGGCGGCCGCGGCGGCCCTCGACCCGCTCTCCGGTCTTCCGCCCGACGACCGCTTCGCCGCCGATGGACGCCCGCTCCGCCTCGCCCGCATGGCCGAAGCCGCGCGGAGACTCGGCGGAATGCTGGACATCGATCCGGCCGGGAGCGCCGCGACCGGCGAGGATCCGGGCCGGCGGCGCGGCATGATCGCCCGGCTCACCCTGCCGGCCTGAACCGGCTTGCACACGGTGTCCTAACACCACTTTGGTGGTATCCGCACAATGGAACAACTCCATTGTGCAGGCAGAATGCTGTCCGAACGGCCTTCGAGGCTCCATATCGCATATGTACGGAGTTGACGGCGCCTCCCGTCATCTGCAAAAAATGCAATAGAAACAAGTTTTTAGAAGCCTTCCAAGTTAGCTTCGGGCCGTGCCATGATCGTTTGTTCATGCAACGTCTTTTCAGACCGGCAAGTGCTCGACGCACTTGCCGGAACCCCATTGCGCTCTCCCAGCGAAGTTTATCGCTGCCTCGGCTGCTCGCCCCAGTGCGGACGCTGCGCCCGGACCATCCGCACGTTGATGGATCAGGTGCAGGCCCACGACTGCGGTGCGTGCGCGGATGAGTGTCCCGTCGCGGGACTTACCGGAATGGTCGCGGCCGAGTAAGCTGCATAAACCGATTTTCCGAAACACCCGGTGAAAAGCCGGGTGCCACCTCTGCGTACCTTGCACTCACCTTAGAATTAGTCTAAGGATTGATTGAAACTAACTGCCTTACGGCACCAGGAGCTGATGATGAAGGGCGATCCGAAGGTTATTGAATACCTCAATCGGGGCCTGCGCTCTGAGCTGACCGCCATCAACCAATACTGGCTCCACTACCGGATGCTCGACAATTGGGGCTACAAGGCGCTGGCCAAGAAGTGGCGCGCCGAGTCCATCGAGGAGATGGTCCACGCGGACAAGTTCACCGACCGTATCCTGTTCCTCGACGGCTTCCCGAACATGCAGGTGCTCGATCCCCTGCGAATCGGCCAGGACGTGAAGGAAATCCTCGACTGCGATCTCGCCGCCGAGCTCGATGCCCGCGCCCTCTACCAGGAAGCTGCCGCCTACTGCCAGACGGTGAAGGACTATCCGAGCCGCGACCTCTTCGAAGAGCTGATGGCGGACGAGGAAGGCCACATCGACTTCCTTGAGACCCAGCTCGACCTCGTGTCCAAGCTCGGCCTGCAGCTGTACGCCCAGCACCACATCGGCGAACTCGACGAGGATTGATCCTCTCCATCGCCCGACACCCAAAGCCCGGCTTTCATGCCGGGCTTTTTTTGTTTTGGCCGACGATCAGATTGGAGAAAGTATAAACTGGATGAGGCGGACTTAGCTCATTTCACAATTAGATAACTTCCAATGTTTCCGGGCTCACGCCCTTCTTCATTGACCCTTCGTAAGGCCTCGGGCTAGCCAAATCTCCATAGTCTCATGGTGCTCTCTCTGAGCCCGGGCGTGGGGATTTCGATGGGTCGCTTTCATCTCTTGCGGAGCCTTCTCGCCGGTGGCGCACTGCTTGTCGCGGCGCAGGGCGCCAGCGCGCAGCAGGTCGTCAACGTCTACACCACCCGCGAGCCCGGCCTGGCCGCGCCCCTGTTCGAGGCCTTTACCAAGGCCACGGGCATCGAGGTGAAGAGCGTCTTCATCAAGGATGGCCTCGCCGAGCGCGTGAAGGCGGAGGGCGCCAGCTCCCCGGCCGACGTGCTGATGACGGTGGACGTGGGCAATCTGCTCGACGTGGTGGACGCCGGTGTCACCCAGCCGGTGACCTCCCCGGCCCTCTCCGCCATTCCGGCCAACCTGCGCGATCCGGCCGGCAACTGGTACGCCCTCTCCCTGCGCGCCCGCCTCGTCTATGCGGCGAAGGACGAGGTGAAGCTCTCGGCCATCACCTATGAAGACCTCGCCGACCCCAAGTGGAAGGGCAAGGTCTGCATCCGCTCCGGCCAGCACCCCTACAATGTCGGGCTGGTGGCGGCCTATATCGTCCATCATGGCGAGGAGAAGACCGAAGCCTGGCTGCGCGGGCTGAAGGCCAACCTCGCCCGCAAGCCCGCCGGCGGCGACCGCGAGGGCGCCCGCGACATTCTCGGCGGCATCTGCGATCTGGCGGTGGGCAATTCCTACTATGTGGGCCTGATGCGCTCGGGCAAGGGCGGCGCCGACCAGAAGAAGTGGGGCGACGGCATCAACGTGCTGCTCCCGACCTTCCAGGGCGGCGGCACCCATGTGAACGTCTCCGGCGCCGCCGTGGCGAAGAACGCGCCCCACAAGGACGCCGCGGTGAAGCTGCTCGAATTCGCCATCTCCCCGGAGATGCAGGCGGTCTACGCCAAGCAGAACATGGAATACCCGGTCATCACCTCAGCGGAGGTCGATCCCGTCATTGGCGCGCTGGGACCGCTCAAGGTCGATCCCATCCCGCTGGTGGACATCGCCAAGAACCGCAAGCGCGCCAGCGAGCTCATCGACAAGGTCGGCTTCGACAACTGACGGCCGATGGCTGAGACCGCATTGACTGGCGAGCCGCGCGCGACGCGGCTCCGCCTCCCCCGCCACCTCTCCCCTCTCCTTCTGGCGTCGGGATTGGTGGCGCTTTTCGTTCTGCTGCCCCTTCTTGCCCTCGCCGGCATCGCCGCGCGCGGGTCCGGCGACATGTGGCCCCACCTCATCGCCACCGTGCTGCCCGATGCGCTGGCCGAGACTGGGCTGCTGATTCTCGGTGTCGGCGTGGTGACGCTGGTGGTGGCCGTGCCGTGCGCGTGGCTGGTGGCCACCTGTACCTTCCCCGGCCGCTCGGTGCTGGAATGGGCGCTGCTGCTGCCGCTGGCCGTGCCGGGCTACATCGTCGCCTTCTCCTATCTCGACGTGCTCCACCCCCTCGGCCCGGTGCAGGAGGCGCTGCGCGCGATGCTCGGCATCGACAGCCCGCGCGGCCTGCGCCTGCCGGATGTGCGCTCCACCGGCGGCTGCATCCTGGTGCTCTCGGCGGTGCTCTATCCCTACGTCTACCTTTCCGCGCGGGCGAGCTTCGTGCTGCAATCGGCGGCGGCGCTGGAGGTGGCGCGCACATTGGGCGCCAGCCGCTGGCGCGCCTTCCTGCGCATCGGCCTGCCGCTGGCCCGCCCGGCCATCGTGGCGGGGCTGACGCTGGTGCTGCTGGAAGTGCTCGGCGACATTGGCGCCTCCGAATTCCTCGGCGTGCGCACCCTGACCGTCTCCATCTATTCCACCTGGGTGAACCGCTCGAACCTGCCCGGGGCGGCGCAGATCGCCCTCGTCATGCTCGCGCTGGTCCTGGGATTGATCCTGCTGGAGCGATGGGCGCGGCGCGCGCGGCGGTTCGTCGCCACCGGCTCGGCCCGGCCGCAGGCGCCGCTGCGCCTGACCGGCCTGAAAGGCATCGCCGCCGCCGCCTTCTGCGCCCTGCCCGTCACCCTCGGCTTTCTGGTGCCGCTGCTGCACCTCTCCATCTCGGCCGTGCGACGCATGGCGGAGACCGGCTTTCCCACCCGTATCCTCGGCGAGGCCGCGACCACGGCCGCCCTCGCCGCGGCGACGGTGGCCCTGGCCCTCGGCCTCGGCCTTGTGGTGGCGCTCGGCCAGCGGCTGACGCGCGCGCCGCTCGCCTCCGGTTTCGCGCGGGTTGCGAGCCTCGGCTATGCGGTTCCGGGCACCGTGCTCGCCGTCGGCCTCCTCAGCCCCCTCGCCTCATTCGACAATATGCTGGATGCGGCGATGAAGCAGTCCTTCGGCATCTCCACCGGGCTGTTGCTGTCGGGCTCGGGGGCGGCGCTGGTGATGGCGCTCGCCATCCGTTTTCTCGCCATCCCGGTGGGCGGCATCGAGGCCGGATGCGCCAAGCTGTCACCGCATCTCGACATGGCCGCCCGCAGCCTCGGCTCGACGCAGCCGCGCACCGTGCGCCGGGTGCTGCTGCCGCTGCTGCGGCCGGCCCTCGCCACGGCGGCGCTGCTGGTGTTCGTCGACGCCATGAAGGAGCTGCCGGCCACCCTCCTGCTGCGGCCACTCGGCCTCGAGACGCTGGCCACGCACGTCTATGGCGAGGCGGCGCGCGGCACTTATGAGGACGGCGCGCTGGCGGCGCTGGTGATTCTGCTGGTCGGCCTCGGCCCGGTGATTCTCCTCGCCCGCATGTCGTCCTCCGCCCTCGCGGCATCGGCTGACGGCGCGCGCGGCGGTTCCTCGGCGCGCGACTGACACTCAGGGCGCGGCGCCCCCAGGCCATCAAAGCGACACAGAGGCCGCTAAAGGTGCGGCCACGATCCAACGTGGCCTCAGGCGTCGCGCGCATCGCCCCGCCTGCTCCCTCGGAGACCTCTGTATCTTCATGCTGCGTGTCGGCAAGAACACCCGCCGGGCCGGGCTGATCGCCGCTTCCGTGCTCGGCGCGGGCGCGGCGATGCTGCTCGTCGCCATGGCGGTCGTGCCGCTGCTGGTACCGGCCGCCGAGTTGCGCCGGGTGGCGGCCCACGCGCTCGCCGGCTCGACCGGACAGAAGGTGGAGATTCTCGGCGAGCCGTCGATCCGCCTCCTCCCCTCCCCCCGTGTGGTGCTCGGCAAGGTCAGCTTTCCCCTGCCCGCCGGCCAGTCGCTCGACGCCGAGAATGTGGTGACCCGCCTCGACCTGCTGCAGCTCCTGGCCGGCCGTGTGGTGGTGAACGACGTGATCGTGGAGCATCCCACCCTGGTCCTCACCGGGGAGGGCATGGCGCCCGCCCTCGGCATCGCGCCGGTACTCGCCGCGACCGACCGGCCGGAGCTGCGCATCGTCGATGGCACGATCGCATGGCGTTCAAGCAGCGGACTGACCCGCGAGCTGGTGAGCGGCATCACAGCCAGCCTCGACCGGGTATTGGACCGCGCCGGCATCGCCGTCGCCGTGCAGTTCGACTGGCGCGAGCAGCCGGTCAACGCCACCCTGTTCATCGACGACATCACCGCTTTCATGGCCGGTACGCCGGCGCCAATGCGCGCGACCGTTGGGACAGACGGCGCCAGGGCCCGATTCCACGGCCGCGCCGCGCTGGGCAAGGCGCCCACCATGGACGGCGCCGTGACGGCGGATGCCGATTCGCTGCGCGACCTGTTCGACTGGGCCGGCATGGAGGCCCCCACCCGCAGCGGCTTCGGTCCCTTCTCGCTCGCCTCGCGCCTGAAGCTGGAGCAGGGCGAGGTCGCGCTGACCGAGGCGAGCCTCGATCTCGATGGCAACCGGGGTGACGGCGGACTGCTGGTGAAGGTTTCCGGCCCAAGGCCGCTGATCCAGGGCACCTTCGCGGCCGATCGCATCACCCTCGCGCCCTACGGGACCATGCGTCTGACCGGCGGAGACAGGCAGGGCTGGGACCGGGGACCGCTCAATCTCTCCGCCCTGGGCGCCTGCGACCTCGACCTGCGGCTCTCGGCGGCGCGGGTGGACGTTGGCGACACCGCGCTCTCCACCGTCGCCGCCAGCGCCGTGCTCTCGGGCGGCCGGCTGGTGCTCGCCATCGGCGAGGCCCATGGCTGGGGCGGCCTGCTGCGCGCCTCCCTGACCCTCGCGCCCACCGCGCCCGACCCCGCTGCCATCGCCCGCCGCCCATCGGGGGCCGAACTGCAGCTCGAAGCGGAAGCGAATGAAGTGGAGCTTGCCCGCGCCCTCGACGACATCGGCGGCTTCCGCCGCATCGAGGGCACCGGCACGTTCCAGGTGGATGTGACGGGTGCCGGACGGAGCATCCAGGACATCGCCACGAACCTCCAGGGCAGCGCAGTGCTGACCGCAGCCAACGGCTATCTGAACGGCTTCGACGTCGCGCAGCTTCTTCAGAGGATCGAGCGCAGGCCCCTCTCCGCCGGCAGCGACTGGCGGGGCGGCCGCACCGCCTTCGCCGATCTCAACGGGCGCATCGCCATCAGCGACGGCGTTGGCACCGTGGAAGAGCTCGCCATGCGCGGTCCGCGCGCGCAGATCGAGATGACCGGCTCCCTCTCCATCGCCCAACGCTCGTTGGACCTCGCCGGCCACGCGGCGCTTCCGGCCGCCAAAGGCGCGAAGACCGGTGCCATCGACCTGCCGTTCAGCGTTCGGGGACCGTGGAACGAGCCCAGCATCATGGCCGACCCGCTCAGCCTCATCGAGCGCTCCGGCGCCGCTCTCCCGCTGCTCGAAGCCGTGAAGGCCCGTGCGGCCGCAGGCGCAGAGCGGGCCATGGATGGCGCTGCGGCGCCGACCGATGATCGGCAGCAGGCGCCGGCGAACTGAGGCTGCTCGCGCAGCTCGAATTGGGAAGCCGCAACGAAAAAGGCCGGCGCACTGGCACCGGCCTTTGGTCTGTCCGATCGGCGTTGCGCGGACGGTCAGCCCTTGAGGCTGGCCTGCATGGCGGCGCCCAGGCCCTTGAATGACAGCGGCAGGATGACCGGGCGGCGCGAGCCGTCCTCGAACACGATGTCGCCCTTGCCGGAGCTGGCCTTGAGCGCGGCGAGCTGATCCTTCGTCAGCTCGGCGGAGGCGACGCAATGCTGGCCGCACCGCTTGAAGGTCAGCACCACGTCGGCGACGCCACCGACTTTCAGCGCGACGTTGGACGGCAGCCACACGCCCGGCGGGGTGAGGACGATGAGGCGCACCAGCCCGTCCTTCTCGGCCCGCACCGCGATATGGGCGAGGATGTGCGCGAGATCGGGGGTCTGCAGCGTCTGCACCGCCTCGCAGGCGCGCTTTTCGTCCTTGCCCTTGCAGCGGACGGTCCAGTCATCGTGAACCGAATGGGTCTCGGTCGGGTCGGCGGCGGGGGCCGCGGCAGGCGCCGGCGCGGCGGCCGTCTGGGCGGCGGCGGGCAGCGCGAAGGCCGATGCAGCGACCACGGCGGACAGGAGCGAGAGACGGAAGGAGGGGATGAGACCGGTAAGCGCCATCTTGTACGTCCTCTCAATCACGCCCGCGCCCCGCAGTGGCGCCGTCGCCGGGACATATCCGACACCGCCCCTGTCAGGCAACGCAAATCGCGGTGCTTCCACCCGCTGACACAGGGGAATGGCGGCTGGGACGGTGGTGTTCAGCTTCCGGCACGCCGCGCTGCAACCGCGCGGAGCACGCGCTCGGGCGTCGCGGGGGCATCGAGCGCCACCGGCCCCTCGCCGGGCAGCCCGGCTATGGCGTCGCGGATCGCGAGCCAGACGGAAATGGCGAGCATCAGCGGCGGCTCGCCCACCGCCTTGGAGCGCAGCACCGTCTCCTCCGCGTTCGGCCTGTCGAGCAGATGGACGTTCAGCACCGGCGGCACGTCGCGCGATCCGGGGATCTTGTAGGTGGAAGGGCCGCGCGTGGCGAGGCGGCCTTGGGCATCCCACTTCAGTTCCTCGCAGGTGAGCCAGCCCATGCCCTGCACGAAGGCGCCCTCGATCTGGCCGATGTCGATGGCCGGGTTCAGCGAGCGCCCGCAATCCCCGACGATCTCGGCCCTCAGCACACGGACGGCGCCGGAGAGCGTATCCACCGCCACCTCGGCGGCGGCGGCGCCATAAGTGTAATAATAGAAGGGCCGCCCTTCCGATTTCGCCATGTCGAAGTGGATCTTCGGCGTCTTGTAGAAGCCTGTGGCGGAAAGCGGCACGCGCTGCTGCCACGCCAGATGCGCCGCCTCGCCGAAGGAGAGGCGGCGGTTGCCCACCGCCACACGGCCCTCCGCGAACACCACCTCCTCCACCGCCGTGCCGAAATGCGCCGCCACCACCCCGGCCATGCGCCCGCGAATCTCCTTCGCCGCGATCAGCGCTGCCATGCCGTTGAGGTCGGAGCCTGAGGAGGCCGCCGTGGGCGAGGTGTTGGGCACCTTGGCGGTGCTGGTGGCCGACACGCGCACATGGTCGAGCGGGATGCCGAAGGCGTCCGCCACCACCTGCGCCACCTTCACGAACAGCCCCTGCCCCATCTCGGTGCCGCCGTGGTTCAGGTGGACCGAGCCGTCCGTGTAGACATGCACCAGCGCCCCGGCCTGGTTCAGCGTCGTCAGGTTGAACGACACGCCAAACTTTATGGGCATGGTGGCGAGGCCCTTGCGGATCACCGGGCTCTGCGCATTGAAGGCGTCGATTTCCGCCCGCCACGCCGCAAGGTCCGCTTTGGCGTCGAGGTGGGCCATGGCCTCCTCGATCAGGCTGTCCTCCACCTCCTGGCCATAGGGCGTGATGTTGCGCGGGGCGTCGCCATACTGGTTGGCGGCGCGCACCTCTTCGATCGGCTTGCCGAGGTGACGGGCGATCTCGTCCATCACCGCCTCGATGGCGAGCATGCCCTGAGGCGCGCCGAAGCCGCGGAAGGCGGTGTTGGAGACGGTGTTTGTCTTCACCAGCACGCCGCGAAAGCGGGTCGCCGGGATGAAATAGCAATTGTCCGCGTGGCACAGGGCGCGCGAGACGACGGCGGGGGAGAGGTCCGCCACGTTGCCGCAGTCGGCGGCGAACTCCATGTCGAGACCGGCGATGCGGCCCTCCGCATCGAAGCCCGCCGCCCAGCGCACGCGGAAGGGATGACGCTTGCCGGTGGCCTCCATGTCCACTTCGCGCGGCAGGCGCAGCTTCACCGGCCTTCCGGCGTGATGGGCCAACAATGCGGCGATGGCGGCGATGATGGTGGCCTGGCTCTCCTTGCCGCCGAAGGCCCCGCCCATGCGCCGCACCTCCACCGTCACGGCCGCGAACGGCAGGCCCAGCACATGCGCGACGCCATGCTGCGCCTCGGTGGGATGCTGGGTGGAGGAATAGACCTGCATGTCCCGGTCCTCGCCCGGGACGGCGATGGCGATCTGCCCTTCCAGATAGAAATGATCCTGCCCGCCGCAGCGCACTTCACCGGAGAGGCGCAAGGGAGCCGTGGCGAGGGCGGTCGCAACATCGCCCCGCCCCACCTGCTGATCCGGCCCGACGCGGGCGCCGGCCTCATAGGCTGCATCCAGATCAAGGAGCGCGGGCAGCGGCTCATACGCCACCCGCACCAGCGCCGCGGCAGCGCGGGCAGCATCGAGGGTCGGCGCGGCGACAGCAGCGACGGGGTGGCCGACATACTCCACCTCGCCCGCCGCCAGCAGCGGCTCATTGGTGCGGATGGGGGCGATGTCGTTGGTGCCGGGAATGTCGCCCGCCGCCACCGCCACCACGCCGGGCAGCGCGCGGGCGGCGGAAAGATCGATGGCGACGATGCGGGCGCGCGCATGGGGGCTCAGCACCAATGCGGCGTGGAGCAGGCCGGGCGGCTCCGGCATGTCGTCCAGATAGACGGCACGGCCGCTCACATGGGCATTGGCGCTCTCGTGCCGGGCGGGGACATGGACGGCGCGGGTCATAGCGCCTCCAGCTCCAGCGGCACGCCGGGGCGTGTGATGGCCAAATGCAGGCGCCGCGCCAGATTGGCGGCGGCGCTGGCGCGATAGGCGGCGCTGGCGCGGTGATCGGAGAGGGGCGCGAAGTCAGCGGCCAGCGCGGCTTCGATGCCTTCGGGCGGCGCATCAGCCCATGGCGCGCCCGTGAGGAGCGCTTCCAGAGCGGGGGCACGCTTCGCCCGCTCGGCCATGCCGCCGAAGGCTGCGGCCAGATCCGTAACGCGGCCGCCTTCCACCCGCAGGCGGAAGGCGCCGAGCAAGGTGGAGATGTCCTGATCGAACCGGCGCGAGAGTTTCCAGGCGAAGAGCTGCTCTCCCTCGGCGAGGCGGGGGAGGCGGATCGCGGCGATCACCTCGTCCGGCGCCAGAGCGGTCTGGCGATAGCCGGTGAGGAAATCCGCGATCCTCATGCGCCGCATCCCGGCGGGCCCGGCCAGTTCCACCTCCCCATCGAGCGCCAGCAGCACCGGCAGCGTGTCGCCGACCGGCGAGGCGGTGCCGAGATTGCCGCCGAAGGTGCCCATGGTCCGGATCTGCCGCGAGCCGATGCGGCGGATGAGGGCGCCGAACGCCGGGAACGCCGCCTCCACCGTCTCCAGCCCCTCCGCATAGGTGACGGCGGCACCGAGGACGAGGTGGTCGCCCTCCCATCCGATCCGCTTCAGCTCTGCCACGCGGCGGGTGGAGATGGCGAGGCGGAAGCCGCGCCGCTTCTTGGCGGGGATGAGGCCGAGGTCGGTAGCGCCGGCGATCAGCACCGCGTCCGGATAGGCGGAGCGCAGCGCCACCAGTTCCGAAAGGGTCTGCGGCACGAGATGCAGTTCCCCCTGTGCCGCGATGCGCGTGCCGGCAATCGGCGGGAGGCTCTCAGGCTCCACCACCGGCGGCGCGGCGCAGAGCGCCCGGGCGGCATCGACGATGGGGCGATAGCCGGTGCAGCGGCAGAGATTGCCCGCCAGCGCCTCGTGGATGTCGCTATCGCTCACCAACGCATCGTCCGCGCGCCCCTGCGTGAGCGCATAAAGCGACATGACGATGCCCGGCGTGCAGAAGCCGCACTGG
The nucleotide sequence above comes from Xanthobacter flavus. Encoded proteins:
- the xdhA gene encoding xanthine dehydrogenase small subunit, giving the protein MAIAFLLNGERIEAADAAPSMTVLDFLRTRQRLTGTKEGCAEGDCGACTIAIGQGVGGAQRWQVANSCILLLSQIDGAEVKTVEGLVGSAGLHPAQTVLAESDGTQCGFCTPGIVMSLYALTQGRADDALVSDSDIHEALAGNLCRCTGYRPIVDAARALCAAPPVVEPESLPPIAGTRIAAQGELHLVPQTLSELVALRSAYPDAVLIAGATDLGLIPAKKRRGFRLAISTRRVAELKRIGWEGDHLVLGAAVTYAEGLETVEAAFPAFGALIRRIGSRQIRTMGTFGGNLGTASPVGDTLPVLLALDGEVELAGPAGMRRMRIADFLTGYRQTALAPDEVIAAIRLPRLAEGEQLFAWKLSRRFDQDISTLLGAFRLRVEGGRVTDLAAAFGGMAERAKRAPALEALLTGAPWADAPPEGIEAALAADFAPLSDHRASAAYRASAAANLARRLHLAITRPGVPLELEAL
- the xdhB gene encoding xanthine dehydrogenase molybdopterin binding subunit, whose product is MTRAVHVPARHESANAHVSGRAVYLDDMPEPPGLLHAALVLSPHARARIVAIDLSAARALPGVVAVAAGDIPGTNDIAPIRTNEPLLAAGEVEYVGHPVAAVAAPTLDAARAAAALVRVAYEPLPALLDLDAAYEAGARVGPDQQVGRGDVATALATAPLRLSGEVRCGGQDHFYLEGQIAIAVPGEDRDMQVYSSTQHPTEAQHGVAHVLGLPFAAVTVEVRRMGGAFGGKESQATIIAAIAALLAHHAGRPVKLRLPREVDMEATGKRHPFRVRWAAGFDAEGRIAGLDMEFAADCGNVADLSPAVVSRALCHADNCYFIPATRFRGVLVKTNTVSNTAFRGFGAPQGMLAIEAVMDEIARHLGKPIEEVRAANQYGDAPRNITPYGQEVEDSLIEEAMAHLDAKADLAAWRAEIDAFNAQSPVIRKGLATMPIKFGVSFNLTTLNQAGALVHVYTDGSVHLNHGGTEMGQGLFVKVAQVVADAFGIPLDHVRVSATSTAKVPNTSPTAASSGSDLNGMAALIAAKEIRGRMAGVVAAHFGTAVEEVVFAEGRVAVGNRRLSFGEAAHLAWQQRVPLSATGFYKTPKIHFDMAKSEGRPFYYYTYGAAAAEVAVDTLSGAVRVLRAEIVGDCGRSLNPAIDIGQIEGAFVQGMGWLTCEELKWDAQGRLATRGPSTYKIPGSRDVPPVLNVHLLDRPNAEETVLRSKAVGEPPLMLAISVWLAIRDAIAGLPGEGPVALDAPATPERVLRAVAARRAGS